A section of the Streptomyces sp. CG1 genome encodes:
- a CDS encoding helix-turn-helix transcriptional regulator, which produces MSRHLLSALCSVHELVARPAAPDLRGHVLGYRGFRFGAIGERRRLMIPDAVVKVMLGFGDPLRVVDPFEPARSASAVSLVNGVRTTAAIGEHTGRIHGVTVLLTPLAAYRVFGVPLSEWANLSACPSAFGSTDLARLAERLAAVPDWETRFALLDRLLRALLGAGPAYSPEVAWAWSVLQGSAGRVRVEALAAGTGWSRRHLERRFRLQTGLTPKGAAQVLRLQSALRLKESGASWADAAAQAGYHDQPHFDRTFKAMTGRTPTRFRADRTAASAQDAPDFVPGRITSAILPRC; this is translated from the coding sequence ATGTCCAGGCACCTCTTGAGCGCTCTCTGCTCCGTTCACGAGCTGGTCGCCCGCCCGGCCGCGCCGGATCTGCGCGGGCATGTCCTCGGCTACCGCGGATTCCGCTTCGGAGCGATCGGGGAGCGCCGGCGCCTGATGATCCCGGACGCGGTCGTGAAGGTGATGCTGGGCTTCGGCGATCCGCTGCGCGTCGTGGACCCGTTCGAGCCCGCGCGCTCCGCCAGCGCGGTCTCCCTGGTCAACGGGGTGCGTACGACGGCCGCCATCGGCGAGCACACCGGTCGGATCCACGGCGTCACCGTGCTGCTGACCCCGCTGGCCGCCTATCGCGTGTTCGGCGTGCCCCTGTCCGAGTGGGCGAACCTGTCGGCGTGCCCGTCCGCGTTCGGCTCCACCGACCTGGCCCGGCTGGCCGAGCGCCTGGCCGCCGTACCGGACTGGGAGACCCGCTTCGCCCTGCTCGACCGGTTGCTGCGAGCCCTGTTGGGGGCGGGCCCCGCGTACAGCCCCGAGGTGGCCTGGGCCTGGAGTGTGCTGCAGGGCTCGGCGGGCCGGGTGAGAGTGGAGGCGCTCGCGGCCGGCACCGGCTGGAGCCGCCGCCACCTCGAGCGCCGCTTCCGGCTGCAGACCGGGCTGACCCCGAAGGGCGCGGCGCAGGTACTGCGCCTGCAGTCGGCCCTGCGGCTGAAGGAATCCGGTGCCTCCTGGGCCGATGCGGCGGCCCAGGCGGGCTACCACGACCAGCCGCACTTCGACCGCACGTTCAAGGCGATGACCGGTCGCACCCCGACCCGCTTCCGCGCCGACCGTACGGCCGCATCGGCCCAGGACGCCCCGGACTTCGTCCCCGGTCGGATCACCAGCGCCATCCTGCCCCGGTGCTGA
- a CDS encoding peptidase inhibitor family I36 protein — MARRLFAALAVAAGLAATTAVAAPAAQASAPSDCPSTALCAYWGANYTSISGHPMEKVFQDNDDLTMYPNFYYSQGGSLYNHGASCNVTVYTAKYGGGTPYNLNRGTGWANIGSNLPHIESNRWCLY; from the coding sequence ATGGCCAGACGACTCTTCGCCGCCCTCGCCGTCGCCGCCGGCCTGGCAGCCACCACCGCGGTCGCGGCCCCGGCCGCCCAGGCCTCGGCACCCTCGGACTGTCCGTCCACCGCGCTCTGCGCCTACTGGGGAGCGAACTACACCAGCATCTCGGGCCACCCGATGGAGAAGGTCTTCCAGGACAACGACGACCTCACCATGTACCCCAACTTCTACTACTCCCAGGGTGGTTCGCTGTACAACCACGGCGCGAGCTGCAACGTGACCGTGTACACCGCCAAGTACGGCGGCGGCACCCCCTACAACCTCAACCGCGGCACCGGCTGGGCCAACATCGGCTCCAACCTGCCGCACATCGAGTCCAACAGGTGGTGTCTGTACTGA
- a CDS encoding ferredoxin, giving the protein MGDRWHVEVDRSVCIGSAQCVHHAPDHFRLDSARQSHPSVPDTDAAEPVLEAAESCPVEAIVITLLESGEAVFPPEE; this is encoded by the coding sequence ATGGGCGACCGCTGGCACGTCGAGGTCGACCGGTCGGTGTGCATCGGCTCGGCCCAGTGCGTCCATCACGCCCCGGACCACTTCCGCCTCGACTCCGCCCGCCAGTCCCACCCGTCGGTCCCGGACACCGACGCCGCCGAGCCCGTCCTGGAAGCGGCCGAGAGCTGCCCGGTGGAGGCGATCGTGATCACGCTGCTGGAGAGCGGAGAGGCGGTGTTTCCTCCCGAGGAGTAG